The Rhodothermales bacterium DNA segment GCGACTGGGATTACCTGGACCTTTGACCCGACGCTGCTCCTCGCGCTGCCCACCCATGCGGGCCTCGTCTGGACCGATGGCGCCGGGGACATCATATTCGAAGCGTTCGATGCGGCCGGCACATCGCTGGGGACGGTGGTCGGCCAACATTCCTGCTGTGGCTTTGATGGCGCCACGGCCGAAGACCGATTTTACGGGGTGATCGAGCCGGCCGGGATTTCCGCGATCAAAATTTCGAGCAACGGCGGGGGAATCGAGATCGATCACCTCCAGTACGGTCGAATGGACGTCTCCAACGTGGCGATCGAGACGCCGGGCCGCGATGGGGCGTCGACTGCCGCACCGATCCTGTTTGAGAATTATCCGGAACCCTTCCAGGGCCTCACGACGCTGACCTTCAGCGTGCCCAATAACACGCCGGTGCGGGTCGAGGTAGTTAACGTGCTGGGTCAGATCGTGCAGGTCCCTTACGACCAATGGGCGAATCCCGGTACCACCGCCGTGCAGATCGATCTTTCGGGGTTGCGGAGCGGGATCTACCTCTATCGTATGGTGACCCCGTCAGGGATCGTAGGCCGGCAGATGATCCACACGAAGTGACGAGGGCTATGTAGTGGGTTAATTCACAACTTGAAACGAGGCATTGGTCGTGATATTCTGATGTCCTTGACGGGCGTGCAATTCGCGGATGCAAGGGAGCGGCGCGTACCTGTCGATTTTGAAGAGATGCCTACATTTTTTATCTCCCTTCAAGATCTGATCACCTCCAAACAAGCACTCGGTCGCCCGCAAGATGTGATTGATGTAGCGTTGCTTCGCCAGGGATTAGATCCTGATAAGCCGGCATTACGGTGATGAAGATCCCTCTTGCAGTTGACAGACGCGTGCTTTTACATTTTCCCATTTCTTCTGCTGGTCGCCCACGCCGGCTGCCAGCCTCCATCAAGCCCCCCAACATCATCCTGCTCCTCGGGGACGACCATGGCTGGGAAGAGACTGGCTACAAGCAGGCATCCCCACGCGCAAACCCCGATGCTCACGCGATGACCCCCTCTGGCGTGTTCGCCAGGACGGCCTAACCGATAAATAGGAGATGGCAATAGGAATGGAAGACACGAACCGACCCCTCATACTGGTCACGGGCGCCACCGGCTATATTGGCGGACGGCTTGTTCCTC contains these protein-coding regions:
- a CDS encoding T9SS type A sorting domain-containing protein, translated to MKNVTVRCILLLLPVMVANRPAAYAQLMGPTGGSGADGEYNQASDSPFFEIDFSTGYFHLEDFEDGFDVPGVTADNGGVVSVIFGPGLHDSVDADDGVVDGSGLDGENWFYIGGATGITWTFDPTLLLALPTHAGLVWTDGAGDIIFEAFDAAGTSLGTVVGQHSCCGFDGATAEDRFYGVIEPAGISAIKISSNGGGIEIDHLQYGRMDVSNVAIETPGRDGASTAAPILFENYPEPFQGLTTLTFSVPNNTPVRVEVVNVLGQIVQVPYDQWANPGTTAVQIDLSGLRSGIYLYRMVTPSGIVGRQMIHTK